A window of the Lolium perenne isolate Kyuss_39 chromosome 7, Kyuss_2.0, whole genome shotgun sequence genome harbors these coding sequences:
- the LOC139833556 gene encoding uncharacterized protein, translating to MWEYRGQNDRTRSTATEWDEGEYRKALAKITTATFTSFEDGLQPYTEDTPAPQRWQKIADHLPPLAGKEPPEMTEGEEEEVDEEEERTESESEARDFIRLPRGSKRGAESSSQGAAEEEATSRPEDKAEPSKEGAEPLSKRLRPTLLEGSMRLQRPLKDAIDAGARAGPGVRAIPTVK from the exons atgtgggagtaccggggacagaatgaccgcacccggtcgacggcgaccgagtgggacgagggcgagtaccggaaggcgcttGCCAAGATCACTACTGCCACCTTCACTTCCTTCGAAGACGGCTTGCAGCCCTACACCGAAGACACCCCAGCGCCTCAG CGTTGGCAGAAGATCGCGGaccacctccctcctctcgccgggaaggaaccaccggagatgaccgagggcgaggaggaagaggtcgacgaggaggaggagcgcaccgagtcggagtcggaggcgcgggacttcatcagactcccgcgcgggtcgaagaggggTGCCGAGTCCTCGTCCCAGGGCGCGGCTGAAGAGGAGGCGACCTCTCGCCCGGAGGACAAGGCGGAGCCCTCCAAGGAAGGGGCTGAGCCGCTATCGAAGCGACTGCGCCCCACTCTCCTGGAAGGGTCCATGAGGCTTCAGCGTCCTTTGAAGGACGCGATCGATGCGGGAGCCCGGGCTGGTCCGGGCGTAAGAGCGattcccacggtgaagtaa